A part of Streptomyces sp. NBC_01235 genomic DNA contains:
- a CDS encoding carbohydrate ABC transporter permease, with amino-acid sequence MATRNDTAAPPAKEGGAAPGRPPAVSTEDERRHRARLSRRWQRDMRWSPYAFVSPFFLLFVAFGLFPLLYTGWASLHQVEMTAPTDMTWVGMRNYTRIFDDDFFWNAAKNTLTIGIISTVPQLLMAMGLAHILNYRLRASTFYRVAMLAPYATSIAAASLVFVLLFGRDYGMINWALHFVGIDAIDWQNDKWPSQIAVSSIVIWRWTGYNALIYLAAMQAIPQDLYESAALDGASRWKQFLHVTLPSLRPTILFTVVVSTIGASQVFGEPLLFDANKGASGGAEHQFQTLGLYLYEQGWVNQHLGRASAIAWTMFLILIVVGIVNYVISRRLRASS; translated from the coding sequence ATGGCCACCCGCAACGACACCGCCGCGCCCCCCGCCAAGGAGGGGGGCGCGGCCCCGGGCCGCCCGCCCGCCGTCTCCACGGAGGACGAGCGGCGCCACCGGGCCCGGCTGTCCCGCCGCTGGCAGCGGGACATGCGCTGGAGCCCGTACGCCTTCGTCTCGCCGTTCTTCCTGCTGTTCGTCGCCTTCGGTCTGTTCCCGCTGCTCTACACGGGCTGGGCGTCACTGCACCAGGTGGAGATGACCGCGCCGACCGACATGACGTGGGTGGGGATGCGCAACTACACGCGCATCTTCGACGACGACTTCTTCTGGAACGCGGCGAAGAACACCCTGACGATCGGGATCATCTCCACCGTTCCGCAGCTGCTGATGGCCATGGGCCTCGCCCACATCCTCAACTACAGACTGCGGGCCTCGACCTTCTACCGGGTCGCGATGCTCGCGCCGTACGCGACGTCGATCGCGGCCGCCTCGCTCGTCTTCGTGCTGCTCTTCGGGCGCGACTACGGCATGATCAACTGGGCGCTGCACTTCGTCGGGATCGACGCGATCGACTGGCAGAACGACAAGTGGCCGTCGCAGATCGCGGTGTCGTCGATCGTCATCTGGCGGTGGACGGGCTACAACGCGCTGATCTATCTGGCCGCGATGCAGGCGATCCCGCAGGACCTGTACGAGTCGGCGGCGCTGGACGGGGCGAGCCGCTGGAAGCAGTTCCTGCACGTCACGCTGCCGTCGCTGCGGCCGACGATCCTGTTCACGGTCGTCGTGTCGACGATCGGCGCCAGTCAGGTCTTCGGCGAGCCGCTGCTGTTCGACGCCAACAAGGGCGCTTCGGGCGGCGCGGAGCACCAGTTCCAGACGCTGGGCCTGTACCTGTACGAGCAGGGCTGGGTGAACCAGCACCTGGGCCGGGCCTCGGCGATCGCCTGGACGATGTTCCTGATCCTGATCGTGGTCGGCATCGTCAACTACGTCATCTCGCGCCGGCTGCGCGCCAGTAGTTAG
- a CDS encoding ABC transporter substrate-binding protein, with amino-acid sequence MRARTRTARKAVVLAAVATLGAGLLAGCADDGGDDNASDGSSSGSGKGKTTITLGLFGTMGFKEAGLYTEYEKLHPDIKIAENVTERNENYYPALVNHLTTNSGLMDVQAIEVGNIAEVVATQATKFEDMSKVSGVDKSKWLDWKWSQGTTKDGQTIGLGTDIGPMALCYRKDLFQAAGLPTDREAVGKLWAGDWNKFVATGEQYKRKAKAGTFFMDSPGGLINAILSSEKEKFYDSSGEIIYKSNPAVKAAFDLTAKAAEEGLVQAQTQFQPAWDTTIANSKFATIACPPWMLGTIKGKAKPEDAGKWDVAVAPKSGNWGGSFLGVPKSGKHVKEAEAFITWLTAPEQQAKLFKVQGSFPSAPSTYTMPEVTGAKNEMTGDSPIGTVFSEAAKTAPVQVIGPKDQIIQQGLTDNGVILVTKGKSAEEAWKTATKTIDNNLDK; translated from the coding sequence ATGCGAGCACGTACCCGAACCGCCCGCAAGGCGGTGGTCCTGGCGGCCGTCGCGACGCTGGGCGCCGGGCTGCTGGCCGGCTGTGCCGACGACGGCGGCGACGACAACGCTTCCGACGGTTCGTCGTCGGGCAGCGGCAAGGGCAAGACCACGATCACGCTGGGTCTGTTCGGCACGATGGGCTTCAAGGAGGCCGGTCTCTACACCGAGTACGAGAAGCTCCACCCGGACATCAAGATCGCCGAGAATGTCACGGAGCGGAACGAGAACTACTACCCGGCGCTCGTCAACCACCTCACCACCAACAGCGGCCTGATGGACGTCCAGGCCATCGAGGTCGGCAACATCGCCGAGGTGGTGGCCACGCAGGCGACCAAGTTCGAGGACATGTCCAAGGTCTCGGGCGTGGACAAGAGCAAGTGGCTGGACTGGAAGTGGTCGCAGGGCACCACCAAGGACGGCCAGACGATCGGTCTCGGCACCGACATCGGGCCGATGGCCCTCTGCTACCGCAAGGACCTCTTCCAGGCGGCCGGTCTGCCCACCGACCGCGAGGCGGTCGGCAAGCTGTGGGCCGGTGACTGGAACAAGTTCGTCGCCACCGGCGAGCAGTACAAGAGGAAGGCCAAGGCTGGCACGTTCTTCATGGACTCCCCCGGCGGCCTGATCAACGCCATCCTCAGCAGTGAGAAGGAGAAGTTCTACGACTCCTCCGGCGAGATCATCTACAAGTCGAACCCGGCCGTGAAGGCCGCCTTCGACCTGACGGCGAAGGCAGCCGAGGAGGGCCTGGTCCAGGCGCAGACGCAGTTCCAGCCGGCCTGGGACACCACGATCGCCAACAGCAAGTTCGCCACCATCGCCTGCCCGCCGTGGATGCTCGGCACCATCAAGGGCAAGGCGAAGCCGGAGGACGCCGGCAAGTGGGACGTGGCCGTCGCGCCCAAGTCCGGCAACTGGGGCGGTTCCTTCCTGGGCGTGCCGAAGAGCGGCAAGCACGTGAAGGAGGCCGAGGCGTTCATCACCTGGCTGACCGCGCCCGAGCAGCAGGCGAAGCTGTTCAAGGTGCAGGGCTCCTTCCCGAGCGCCCCGAGCACGTACACGATGCCCGAGGTCACCGGCGCGAAGAACGAGATGACCGGTGACTCCCCGATCGGCACGGTCTTCTCCGAGGCCGCCAAGACCGCCCCGGTCCAGGTGATCGGCCCGAAGGACCAGATCATCCAGCAGGGTCTGACCGACAACGGCGTCATCCTCGTGACGAAGGGCAAGTCGGCGGAGGAGGCCTGGAAGACGGCCACCAAGACCATCGACAACAACCTGGACAAGTGA
- a CDS encoding GPR1/FUN34/YaaH family transporter, translating into MDKDVSAGSGITTIAGRLALGVTLLAFGLGYTDLIDGVTAADAVSIAHYVGGVALFVAGLFALRDRDTATGTAHTVLGAFWFTWAVSAGAQVSDNAAGLFLLLFALVALSLTLAGGDQLGQGAYGLFCVALVLMAVARFAGSDGLTKAGGWFAVAAGAVAWYAATAALAHWPTAFSRRAARPGVTATG; encoded by the coding sequence GTGGACAAAGACGTCTCTGCGGGAAGCGGCATCACCACGATCGCCGGCCGACTGGCCCTCGGCGTCACCCTGTTGGCCTTCGGCCTCGGGTACACCGACCTCATCGACGGCGTGACGGCTGCGGACGCCGTATCCATCGCCCACTACGTCGGCGGCGTCGCGCTGTTCGTCGCCGGCCTGTTCGCCCTCCGGGACCGCGACACGGCCACCGGCACCGCCCACACCGTCCTCGGCGCCTTCTGGTTCACCTGGGCGGTCTCCGCCGGGGCCCAGGTCTCCGACAACGCCGCGGGGCTCTTCCTGCTGCTGTTCGCCCTCGTGGCGCTCTCCCTGACCCTCGCCGGCGGCGACCAACTCGGCCAGGGCGCGTACGGGTTGTTCTGTGTGGCGCTCGTGCTGATGGCCGTCGCCCGCTTCGCCGGCAGTGACGGCCTCACCAAGGCGGGCGGCTGGTTCGCCGTCGCGGCGGGGGCGGTCGCCTGGTATGCGGCGACGGCGGCTCTGGCGCACTGGCCCACGGCGTTCTCTCGGCGTGCTGCCCGCCCCGGGGTGACGGCCACGGGCTGA
- a CDS encoding universal stress protein, with translation MAGHEFFEPADRKRPVADPTAAEPLAAEDARHACDPAFKHGVVVGFDGSTSSERALAYAVGMAHRSGSGLIIVHVANRLPTTVWAGCEPPVFVDVPDHRTEVLGLELACADYLAEVPWILVERGGDICHELEEVGREYEADAIVVGSTHGIVGRIFGSVAGRLAKRAKRPVVVIP, from the coding sequence ATGGCCGGTCACGAATTCTTCGAACCCGCGGACCGCAAGCGGCCCGTCGCCGACCCTACGGCGGCCGAGCCCCTGGCGGCGGAAGACGCACGCCACGCCTGCGATCCAGCCTTCAAGCACGGCGTGGTCGTCGGCTTCGACGGCTCCACGTCCAGTGAACGCGCGCTCGCGTACGCCGTCGGCATGGCCCATCGCTCCGGCTCGGGCCTGATCATCGTCCACGTCGCCAACCGGCTGCCCACCACGGTGTGGGCCGGCTGCGAACCGCCCGTCTTCGTCGACGTGCCGGACCACCGTACCGAGGTGCTCGGCCTGGAGCTCGCGTGCGCGGACTACCTCGCCGAGGTGCCCTGGATCCTGGTCGAGCGCGGCGGCGACATCTGCCACGAACTCGAAGAGGTGGGGCGGGAGTACGAGGCCGACGCGATCGTCGTCGGCTCGACCCACGGCATCGTCGGTCGGATCTTCGGCTCGGTCGCGGGGCGGCTCGCCAAGCGCGCGAAGCGGCCCGTCGTTGTCATTCCGTAA
- the glmS gene encoding glutamine--fructose-6-phosphate transaminase (isomerizing): MCGIVGYIGKRDVAPLLLEGLQRLEYRGYDSAGIVVTSPKTAGLKMVKAKGRVRDLEAKVPARFKGTTGIAHTRWATHGAPSDVNAHPHMSADLKVAVVHNGIIDNASDLRKKLEADGVEFLSDTDTEVLVHLVARSQAEKLEDKVREALRVVEGTYGIAVMHADFNDRIVVARNGSPVVLGIGEKEMFVASDIAALVAHTRQIVTLDDGEMATLKADDFRTYTTEGTRTTAEPTTVEWEAASYDMGGHDTYMHKEIHEQADAVDRVLRGRIDDRFSTVHLGGLNLDAREARQIRRVKILGCGTSYHAGMIGAQMIEELARIPADAEPASEFRYRNAVVDPDTLYIAVSQSGETYDVLAAVQELKRKGARVLGVVNVVGSAIAREADGGVYVHAGPEVCVVSTKCFTNTTVAFALLALHLGRTRDLSVRDGKRIIEGLRKLPGQIAEILSYEEEIKKLAEEFAEARSMLFIGRVRGYPVAREASLKLKEVSYIHAEAYPASELKHGPLALIEPALPTVAIVPNDDLLEKNRAALEEIKARSGKILAVAHECQEKADQTIVVPKNEDELDPILMGIPLQLLAYYTAKALGRDIDKPRNLAKSVTVE, from the coding sequence ATGTGCGGAATCGTCGGATACATCGGGAAGCGTGACGTCGCTCCCCTGCTCCTGGAGGGCCTGCAGCGCCTGGAGTACCGCGGGTACGACTCCGCGGGCATCGTCGTCACGTCCCCGAAGACGGCCGGCCTGAAGATGGTCAAGGCCAAGGGCCGGGTCCGTGACCTGGAGGCCAAGGTCCCGGCGCGCTTCAAGGGCACCACCGGCATCGCCCACACCCGCTGGGCCACCCACGGCGCCCCCTCCGACGTGAACGCCCACCCGCACATGTCGGCCGACCTCAAGGTCGCCGTCGTCCACAACGGCATCATCGACAACGCCTCCGACCTGCGCAAGAAGCTCGAGGCGGACGGCGTCGAGTTCCTCTCGGACACGGACACCGAGGTCCTCGTCCACCTCGTCGCCCGCTCGCAGGCCGAGAAGCTCGAGGACAAGGTCCGCGAGGCGCTGCGCGTCGTCGAGGGCACCTACGGCATCGCCGTCATGCACGCCGACTTCAACGACCGCATCGTCGTCGCCCGCAACGGCTCCCCGGTCGTCCTCGGCATCGGCGAGAAGGAGATGTTCGTCGCCTCGGACATCGCCGCGCTGGTCGCCCACACCCGGCAGATAGTGACGCTGGACGACGGCGAGATGGCCACCCTCAAGGCCGACGACTTCCGCACCTACACCACCGAGGGCACCCGCACCACGGCCGAGCCCACCACCGTGGAGTGGGAGGCCGCCTCCTACGACATGGGCGGCCACGACACGTACATGCACAAGGAGATCCACGAGCAGGCCGACGCCGTGGACCGCGTGCTGCGCGGCCGCATCGACGACCGCTTCTCCACCGTGCACCTCGGCGGCCTCAACCTGGACGCCCGCGAGGCCCGCCAGATCCGCCGCGTGAAGATCCTCGGCTGCGGCACCTCGTACCACGCGGGCATGATCGGCGCCCAGATGATCGAGGAGCTGGCCCGCATCCCCGCGGACGCCGAGCCCGCGTCCGAGTTCCGCTACCGCAACGCGGTCGTGGACCCCGACACCCTCTACATCGCCGTCTCCCAGTCCGGTGAGACCTACGACGTGCTGGCGGCCGTCCAGGAGCTGAAGCGCAAGGGCGCCCGGGTGCTGGGCGTCGTCAACGTGGTCGGTTCGGCGATCGCCCGCGAGGCCGACGGCGGCGTGTACGTGCACGCCGGCCCCGAGGTCTGCGTGGTCTCCACCAAGTGCTTCACGAACACGACGGTGGCCTTCGCGCTGCTCGCCCTGCACCTCGGCCGCACCCGCGACCTCTCCGTGCGCGACGGCAAGCGGATCATCGAGGGGCTGCGCAAGCTGCCCGGCCAGATCGCGGAGATCCTCTCCTACGAGGAGGAGATCAAGAAGCTGGCCGAGGAGTTCGCCGAGGCCCGCTCGATGCTCTTCATCGGCCGCGTCCGGGGCTACCCGGTCGCCCGTGAGGCCTCCCTGAAGCTCAAGGAGGTCTCGTACATCCACGCCGAGGCCTACCCGGCCTCCGAGCTCAAGCACGGCCCGCTGGCGCTCATCGAGCCCGCGCTCCCGACGGTCGCGATCGTCCCGAACGACGACCTGCTGGAGAAGAACCGCGCGGCCCTGGAGGAGATCAAGGCCCGCAGCGGCAAGATCCTCGCCGTGGCCCACGAGTGCCAGGAGAAGGCCGACCAGACGATCGTCGTCCCGAAGAACGAGGACGAACTCGACCCGATCCTGATGGGCATCCCCCTCCAGCTCCTCGCCTACTACACGGCAAAGGCCCTGGGCAGGGACATCGACAAGCCCCGCAACCTGGCGAAGTCGGTCACGGTCGAGTAG
- a CDS encoding helix-turn-helix domain-containing protein codes for MSHDSTAAPEAAARKLSGRRRKEIVAVLLFSGGPIFESSIPLSVFGIDRQDAGVPRYRLLVCGGEEGPLRTTGGLELTAPHGLEAIARAGTVVVPAWRSITSPPPEEALDALRRAHEEGARIVGLCTGAFVLAAAGLLDGRPATTHWMYAPTLAKRYPSVHVDPRELFVDDGDVLTSAGTAAGIDLCLHIVRTDHGNEAAGALARRLVVPPRRSGGQERYLDRSLPEEIGADPLAEVVAWALEHLHEQFDVETLAARAYMSRRTFDRRFRSLTGSAPLQWLITQRVLQAQRLLETSDYSVDEVAGRCGFRSPVALRGHFRRQLGSSPAAYRAAYRARRPQGERTTDSEPSSPTPPPPALHPDAPGPVPPQLRRTAGAMGSSASLPSEHARDAYATSRASLPGQRSGT; via the coding sequence ATGAGCCACGACTCCACTGCCGCGCCGGAAGCCGCGGCCCGGAAACTCTCCGGGCGACGCCGCAAGGAGATCGTCGCGGTGCTGCTGTTCAGCGGCGGCCCCATCTTCGAGAGTTCCATTCCGCTGTCGGTGTTCGGGATTGACCGCCAGGACGCCGGCGTGCCGCGCTACCGCTTGTTGGTGTGCGGCGGCGAAGAAGGCCCGCTGCGGACCACGGGGGGCCTGGAACTCACCGCGCCACATGGCCTGGAGGCGATCGCACGGGCGGGCACGGTCGTCGTGCCGGCCTGGCGTTCGATCACTTCACCGCCACCGGAGGAGGCGCTCGACGCACTGCGCCGGGCGCACGAAGAGGGTGCCCGCATCGTGGGCCTGTGCACCGGCGCGTTCGTGCTGGCCGCCGCAGGCCTGCTCGACGGCCGCCCGGCGACGACCCACTGGATGTACGCACCGACGCTGGCCAAGCGCTACCCGTCGGTACACGTGGATCCACGAGAACTCTTCGTGGACGACGGCGACGTCCTGACGTCGGCGGGTACGGCGGCCGGAATCGATCTCTGTCTCCACATCGTGCGGACAGATCACGGCAACGAGGCGGCGGGCGCGCTGGCCCGGCGTCTCGTGGTCCCGCCGCGCCGATCCGGCGGTCAGGAGCGCTACCTGGACCGGTCTTTACCGGAGGAGATCGGCGCCGACCCGCTGGCCGAGGTCGTCGCCTGGGCGCTGGAACACCTCCACGAGCAGTTCGACGTGGAGACACTGGCGGCACGCGCCTACATGAGCCGCCGCACCTTCGACCGCCGCTTCCGGTCGCTGACCGGCAGCGCGCCACTTCAGTGGCTGATCACCCAGCGGGTGCTGCAAGCACAGCGCCTGCTGGAGACGTCGGACTACTCGGTGGACGAGGTCGCGGGCCGATGCGGCTTCCGCTCGCCGGTGGCCCTGCGCGGCCACTTCCGGCGCCAGCTGGGTTCGTCCCCGGCGGCGTACCGGGCGGCGTACCGGGCGCGCAGGCCGCAGGGCGAACGCACGACGGACAGCGAGCCGTCGTCCCCGACGCCACCGCCGCCGGCGCTGCACCCGGACGCGCCGGGGCCGGTCCCGCCGCAGCTCCGGCGCACGGCCGGTGCGATGGGCTCGTCGGCGTCCCTGCCGTCCGAGCACGCACGCGACGCGTACGCGACCTCGCGGGCGAGTCTGCCGGGGCAGCGCAGCGGTACGTGA
- a CDS encoding GNAT family N-acetyltransferase gives MGSAVHAEPISTARLDLLPLRVEHAAEMATVLADPALHTFIGGAPSTPKSLHTRYERLVAGSGDPSVSWCNWVLRLRDADCLTGTVQATVTGHDEAEIAWVTGTPWQGRGLASEAARGLVDWLREQGVRTIIAHIHPAHRASAAVATAAGLSPTEEEHDGEIRWRLPSRH, from the coding sequence ATGGGGTCAGCGGTCCACGCCGAACCGATCAGCACCGCCCGCCTCGACCTGCTCCCCCTGCGCGTGGAACACGCGGCGGAGATGGCGACCGTCCTGGCGGATCCCGCCCTCCACACCTTCATCGGCGGCGCCCCCAGCACCCCAAAGTCCCTGCACACCCGCTACGAACGCCTCGTCGCGGGCTCCGGGGACCCGTCCGTCTCCTGGTGCAACTGGGTCCTGCGCCTACGCGACGCCGACTGCCTGACCGGCACCGTGCAGGCCACCGTGACAGGACACGACGAGGCCGAGATCGCCTGGGTCACCGGCACCCCGTGGCAGGGCCGCGGCCTCGCCTCCGAAGCGGCACGGGGGCTCGTCGACTGGCTACGGGAACAGGGCGTGCGGACGATCATCGCCCACATCCACCCCGCCCACCGGGCCTCGGCCGCCGTCGCCACAGCAGCGGGGCTGTCACCGACGGAGGAGGAACACGACGGCGAGATCAGGTGGCGGTTGCCTTCGCGGCACTGA
- a CDS encoding LacI family DNA-binding transcriptional regulator: protein MASHGTRGRSGGRPTLEEVAARAGVGRGTVSRVINGSPRVSDATRAAVEAAVAELGYVPNTAARALAANRTDAIALVVPEPETRFFAEPYFSDMLRGVGAELSDTEMQLLLIFAGSDRERRRLAQYLAAHRVDGVLLVSVHADDPLPDLLAQLEIPAVISGPRSAAETLPSVDSDNYGGGRSAVEHLLSHGRTRIAHITGRLDVYGAQRRVDGYRDALRDAGYEVDEGLIAPGDFTEEGGHRAMGELLARTPALDAVFAGSDVMAAGARRALREAGRRIPEDIALVGYDDSAIARHMDPPLTSVRQPIEEMGRRMLDLLLTEIADRRPAVSRGLERRQVVLATELVGRASS from the coding sequence ATGGCAAGCCACGGAACGCGGGGGCGGAGCGGTGGCCGGCCGACCCTCGAAGAGGTGGCCGCACGCGCCGGCGTCGGCCGCGGCACGGTCTCCCGGGTGATCAACGGTTCGCCGAGGGTCAGCGACGCGACCCGCGCGGCGGTGGAGGCGGCGGTCGCCGAGCTCGGCTACGTCCCGAACACCGCGGCCCGCGCCCTCGCCGCCAACCGCACGGACGCGATCGCGTTGGTCGTCCCCGAACCGGAGACCCGTTTCTTCGCGGAGCCGTACTTCTCGGACATGCTGCGGGGCGTCGGCGCGGAGCTCTCGGACACCGAGATGCAGCTGCTGCTGATCTTCGCGGGTAGCGACCGCGAACGTCGCCGGCTGGCCCAGTACCTGGCGGCGCACCGGGTGGACGGCGTCCTGCTGGTCTCGGTCCACGCGGACGACCCGCTGCCCGACCTGCTCGCCCAACTGGAGATCCCGGCGGTGATCAGCGGCCCGCGCTCGGCCGCGGAGACGCTGCCCTCGGTCGACTCCGACAACTACGGCGGCGGCCGCTCGGCGGTCGAGCACCTCCTCTCCCACGGCCGTACCCGCATCGCCCACATCACCGGCCGCCTCGACGTCTACGGCGCCCAGCGGCGCGTCGACGGCTACCGCGACGCCCTGCGCGACGCGGGGTACGAGGTGGACGAAGGCCTCATCGCCCCGGGCGACTTCACCGAGGAGGGCGGCCACCGGGCGATGGGGGAACTCCTCGCCCGCACCCCTGCCCTCGACGCGGTCTTCGCCGGCTCCGACGTCATGGCGGCCGGCGCCCGCCGGGCCCTGCGCGAGGCGGGCCGCCGCATCCCGGAGGACATCGCCCTGGTCGGCTACGACGACTCGGCGATCGCCCGCCACATGGACCCACCCCTGACGAGCGTCCGCCAGCCCATCGAGGAGATGGGCCGCAGAATGCTGGACCTCCTGCTGACAGAGATCGCGGACCGCCGCCCGGCGGTGTCCCGGGGCCTGGAACGCCGCCAGGTGGTGCTGGCTACGGAGTTGGTGGGACGGGCCTCTTCCTGA
- the orn gene encoding oligoribonuclease, translating to MNDRMVWIDCEMTGLSLSDDALIEVAALVTDSELNILGDGVDIVIRPPAKALETMPEVVREMHTTSGLLDELAGGTTLAEAEAQVLAYVREHVKEPGKAPLCGNSVGTDRGFLARDMSALEGYLHYRIVDVSSIKELARRWYPRAYFNSPEKNGNHRALADIRESIAELRYYREAVFVPQPGPDSDTARTIAAKHVLPAQ from the coding sequence ATGAACGATCGCATGGTGTGGATCGACTGCGAGATGACCGGCCTCTCGCTGTCCGACGACGCTCTCATCGAGGTTGCCGCCCTCGTCACCGACTCCGAGCTGAACATCCTCGGCGACGGTGTGGACATCGTCATCCGCCCGCCGGCCAAGGCACTGGAGACGATGCCGGAGGTGGTGCGTGAGATGCACACCACGTCCGGGCTGCTCGACGAGCTGGCCGGCGGGACGACGCTCGCGGAGGCCGAGGCGCAGGTCCTGGCCTATGTACGGGAGCACGTGAAGGAGCCCGGCAAGGCGCCGCTGTGCGGCAACTCCGTCGGCACCGACCGCGGCTTCCTCGCCCGGGACATGTCGGCCCTGGAGGGCTACCTGCACTACCGCATCGTCGACGTCTCCTCCATCAAGGAGCTCGCCCGGCGCTGGTACCCGCGGGCGTACTTCAACAGCCCCGAGAAGAACGGCAACCACCGCGCCCTCGCCGACATCCGCGAGTCCATCGCGGAACTGCGCTACTACCGCGAGGCCGTCTTCGTACCGCAGCCCGGCCCGGACTCCGACACCGCCAGGACCATCGCCGCGAAGCACGTCCTGCCCGCCCAGTAG